A single region of the Ornithorhynchus anatinus isolate Pmale09 chromosome 13, mOrnAna1.pri.v4, whole genome shotgun sequence genome encodes:
- the ACIN1 gene encoding apoptotic chromatin condensation inducer in the nucleus isoform X5 codes for MLSESKEGEEKEEVTMDTTESRAETEAPEPPVAAAAATEPGGGEERAEGGPEDDEKKESALPKSFKRKISVVSAAAATKGGPSGNSDTEGGQPGRKRRWGASTAATQKKPSISITTESLKSLIPNIKPLAGQEAVVDLHADDSRISEDEAERNGEDAAHDKGLKICRTVTQVVPAEGQENGQREEEEEEKEAEVEPPEVPQVSVEVALPPPVEHEVKKVSLGDTLTRRSISQQKSGVSITIDDPVRTAQVPSPPRGKISSIVHISNLVRPFTLGQLKELLGRTGTLVEEAFWIDKIKSHCYVTYSTVEEAVATRTALHGVKWPQSNPKFLCADYAEQDELDFHRGLLADRPSEPKSEEQGGPRPLHPPPPPPAQPQQHPRAEQREQERAVREQWAEREREMERRERTRSEREWDRDKVREGPRSRSRSRDRRRKERAKSKEKKSEKKEKAQEEPPAKLLDDLFRKTKAAPCIYWLPLTDCQIVQKEAERAERAKEREKRRKEQEEEEQKEREKEAERERSRQLEREKRREHSRERERERERERDRGERDRERDRGRDRRDAKRHSRSRSRSTPVRDRGGRR; via the exons AGCGCACTACCCAAATCCTTCAAGAGAAAGATCTCCGTGGTCT CGGCAGCGGCAGCCACCAAGGGGGGCCCTTCGGGCAACAGCGACACGGAGGGGGGTCAGCCCGGGCGGAAGCGGCGCTGGGGGGCCAGCACGGCCGCCACGCAGAAGAAACCCTCCATCAGCATCACCACCGAGTCGCTCAAg AGCCTCATCCCCAACATCAAACCCCTGGCGGGACAGGAGGCCGTGGTGGACCTGCACGCCGACGACTCCCGCATCTCCGAGGACGAGGCGGAGCGCAACGGCGAGGACGCCGCCCACGACAAGGGCCTGAAGATCTGCCGGACGGTCACCCAG GTGGTGCCCGCCGAGGGCCAGGAGAAcgggcagcgggaggaggaggaggaggagaaggaggccgagGTCGAGCCTCCCGAGGTTCCCCAGGTTTCTGTGGAAGTGGCCCTGCCCCCGCCCGTGGAGCACGAAGTGAAGAAAG TGAGCCTGGGGGACACCCTGACCCGCCGCTCCATCAGCCAACAGAAGTCGGGCGTTTCCATCACCATCGACGACCCCGTGCGCACGGCCCAGGTGCCCTCACCGCCCCGGGGCAAGATCAGCAGCATCGTCCACATCTCCAACCTG GTTCGCCCCTTCACCTTGGGCCAGTTAAAGGAGTTGCTGGGTCGCACGGGGACCCTGGTGGAAGAGGCCTTCTGGATTGACAAGATCAAATCCCACTGTTATGTCACG tattCAACTGTGGAGGAAGCCGTCGCCACCCGCACGGCTCTGCACGGCGTCAAGTGGCCCCAGTCCAACCCCAAGTTCCTCTGCGCCGACTACGCCGAGCAGGACGAG ctggaCTTCCACCGGGGCCTGTTGGCGGACCGGCCCTCCGAGCCCAAATccgaggagcagggtggcccacGGCCcctgcaccccccgcccccgcccccggcccagcctcagCAGCACCCGCGGGCGGAGCAGCGGGAGCAGGAGCGGGCGGTGCGGGAGCAGTGggcggagcgggagcgggagatGGAGCGGCGGGAGCGCACCCGCTCGGAGCGGGAGTGGGACCGGGACAAAGTGCGCGAGgggccccgctcccgctcccgttcCCGCGACCGGCGCCGGAAGGAGAGGGCCAAGTCCAAGGAGAAGAAAAGCGAGAAGAAAG AGAAAGCCCAGGAggagccaccggccaagctgctGGATGACCTGTTCCGCAAGACCAAGGCAGCGCCGTGCATCTACTGGCTCCCCTTGACGGACTGCCAG atcGTCCAGAAGGAGGCCGAGCGGGCCGAGCGGGCCAAAGAGCGGGAGAAGCggcggaaggagcaggaggaggaggagcagaaggagcgcGAGAAGGAGGCCGAGCGGGAGCGGAGCCGGCAGCTGGAGCGGGAGAAGCGGCGCGAGCACAGCCGGGAGcgcgagcgggagcgggagcgggagcgggaccgGGGGGAGCGGGACCGCgagcgggaccggggccgggaccggcgaGACGCCAAGCGCCACAGCCGCAGCCGCAGCCGCAGCACGCCTGTCCGAGACCGGGGTGGCCGCCGCTAG